In Ailuropoda melanoleuca isolate Jingjing chromosome 11, ASM200744v2, whole genome shotgun sequence, a genomic segment contains:
- the C11H1orf158 gene encoding uncharacterized protein C1orf158 homolog, protein MQFLTAVSPQSFSTPSWKVETKYSTRVLTGNWVEERRKFTKATEKTPQCIYREEYVPFPGHRPDQISRWYGKRRIEGLPYKHLITHHQEPSHRHLISTYDDHYNRHNYNPGLPPRRAWSGHKLLWLPEKSDFPLLAPPTNYGLYEQLQRSWLAPKAAPRESIYTSSYPRPPPYALSRREHAIPIPPPRLHPVPRF, encoded by the exons ATGCAGTTTTTGACGGCAGTAAGTCCACAGTCCTTCTCTACCCCAAGCTGGAAGGTTGAGACCAAGTATTCAACCCGAGTGCTCACTGGAAACTGggtggaagagaggaggaag TTCACCAAAGCCACTGAGAAAACACCTCAGTGCATTTACAGAGAAGAGTATGTCCCCTTCCCAGGCCACAGACCAGACCAGATCTCCAGGTGGTATGGCAAGAGAAGAATCGAG GGGCTCCCGTACAAACACCTGATCACGCACCACCAGGAGCCCTCCCACCGCCATCTGATCAGCACCTACGATGACCATTACAACCGGCACAATTACAACCCAGGCCTGCCCCCACGTCGCGCCTGGAGTGGACACAAGCTGCTGTGGCTCCCAGAGAAATCGGACTTCCCCCTTCTTG CTCCCCCTACGAACTACGGACTCTACGAACAGCTGCAACGGAGTTGGCTTGCGCCCAAGGCTGCCCCGAGGGAGAGCATTTACACCTCGTCCTACCCCAGACCACCACCTTATGCTTTGTCCCGGCGGGAACATgccatccccatccctccccctcgCCTGCACCCTGTCCCGCGCTTCTGA